The Gimibacter soli genome includes a region encoding these proteins:
- a CDS encoding ATP-binding cassette domain-containing protein: protein MSGHRLTADLAWHTGSAEGSARFTLSDGITALVGRSGSGKTTLARVLAGLHPATRGNISLDGSMLYDGQTGVSLAAGKRGIGLVPQGSSLFPHLTVAANIDFARAPRPAWRDDLIDRLGLAGLMDRRPHQLSGGEGRRVAIARALMANPRLLILDEPTTGLDPARRRNMLEAVGYVASLTKTPVLLISHEREDIQTTATHALLMEDQHLVAAGAVPDVIARMDATP from the coding sequence ATGAGCGGGCATCGCCTGACCGCCGATCTCGCCTGGCATACCGGCAGCGCCGAAGGTTCTGCCCGTTTCACGCTTTCAGACGGGATCACAGCGCTCGTCGGTCGCTCGGGATCGGGTAAAACGACCCTCGCCCGCGTGCTCGCAGGCCTGCACCCGGCAACGCGCGGTAATATCAGCCTTGATGGCAGCATGCTTTATGACGGGCAAACGGGCGTCAGCCTTGCCGCTGGCAAGCGCGGCATCGGGCTGGTGCCGCAGGGCTCGTCCCTGTTTCCGCACCTGACAGTCGCCGCCAATATCGATTTCGCCCGCGCCCCGCGCCCGGCGTGGCGGGACGACCTGATCGACCGGCTGGGGCTTGCGGGCCTGATGGACCGCCGCCCGCACCAGCTGTCTGGCGGTGAAGGGCGGCGTGTGGCCATCGCCCGCGCCCTGATGGCAAACCCGCGCCTCCTTATCCTTGACGAGCCGACCACAGGGCTGGACCCGGCCCGCCGGCGCAACATGCTGGAGGCCGTCGGCTATGTTGCCTCGCTCACCAAAACGCCGGTGCTGCTGATCAGCCACGAACGCGAGGATATCCAGACAACCGCGACCCACGCCCTTCTGATGGAGGACCAGCATCTTGTTGCCGCCGGCGCTGTGCCGGATGTGATTGCCCGGATGGACGCAACCCCGTAA
- the sseA gene encoding 3-mercaptopyruvate sulfurtransferase translates to MPPSLPTPIVSPDWLIQHLDHPSVVVIDASWHMPDAGRKGADDFARRHIPGARFFDIDAVSDVSSPYPHMLPSPADFAAAVGALGISNDSLVIVYDDSAVRSAARLWWSLRAMGHDTVAVLLGGLAGWIAAGGTVTDAPGEITRRTFVPDFQPGLVRSRTDVLAALDNIQILDARAAARFEGSVPEPRPGLRSGHIPGARNLPFGQLFNADGHLKSADDLQSAFDAAGIDTGKPVITSCGSGITASVLALGLATLGRDDTAVYDGSWTEWGSDPDLPLETGTASTK, encoded by the coding sequence ATGCCGCCGAGCCTACCCACCCCCATCGTTTCGCCCGACTGGCTGATCCAGCATCTGGATCATCCGTCTGTTGTGGTGATCGACGCCAGCTGGCACATGCCCGATGCGGGCCGGAAAGGCGCCGACGATTTCGCACGCCGCCACATACCCGGCGCCCGTTTCTTCGATATCGATGCGGTTTCCGACGTCTCGTCACCCTATCCCCACATGCTGCCATCGCCTGCGGATTTCGCCGCTGCCGTCGGTGCGCTTGGCATCAGCAACGACAGCCTTGTGATTGTCTATGACGACAGCGCCGTGCGTTCTGCTGCACGCCTGTGGTGGAGCCTTCGCGCCATGGGGCACGACACCGTTGCCGTATTGTTGGGCGGGCTTGCCGGCTGGATCGCTGCCGGTGGCACCGTGACCGACGCACCAGGCGAGATCACGCGCCGCACTTTCGTGCCCGACTTCCAGCCCGGCCTTGTCCGCAGTCGTACCGACGTGCTGGCTGCCCTCGACAACATCCAGATTCTGGACGCCCGCGCCGCCGCGCGGTTTGAGGGCAGTGTGCCGGAGCCGCGCCCGGGCTTGCGGTCGGGTCATATCCCCGGCGCGCGCAACCTGCCCTTCGGCCAGCTTTTCAACGCTGACGGCCACCTGAAATCTGCCGATGATCTGCAATCGGCTTTCGATGCTGCCGGGATTGATACCGGCAAGCCGGTGATCACCAGTTGCGGGTCAGGTATCACGGCCAGCGTGCTGGCACTGGGTCTCGCCACCCTTGGCAGAGACGACACCGCCGTCTATGACGGCTCCTGGACGGAATGGGGCAGCGACCCCGACCTGCCCCTTGAAACGGGCACCGCTTCGACAAAGTAG
- the hspQ gene encoding heat shock protein HspQ produces the protein MEHIQTATFAPGQVVRHRRFGYRGLIFDVDAMFSQSPEWYEMMAQSRPSKDRPWYHVLVDGETHTTYVAEENLELCGHTDEFDHPLLSSLFDMADNGDFASRVSVN, from the coding sequence ATGGAACACATTCAGACCGCAACTTTTGCCCCTGGCCAGGTGGTTCGCCACCGTCGCTTCGGCTACCGCGGCCTCATCTTCGATGTGGATGCAATGTTCAGCCAGTCTCCCGAGTGGTACGAAATGATGGCACAGTCGCGTCCCAGCAAAGATCGGCCCTGGTATCACGTCCTGGTGGACGGCGAGACCCACACGACCTACGTCGCCGAAGAGAATCTTGAGCTGTGCGGGCATACCGACGAGTTTGACCATCCCCTTCTGTCGTCCCTGTTTGATATGGCCGACAATGGCGATTTCGCCAGCCGTGTAAGCGTGAACTGA
- a CDS encoding DUF1800 domain-containing protein — protein MKSPAPARFVGRFGLGARPGDASAIAADPLGWTLAQLSDKPDDRRAFDGRPASDKLLGDVFMFQRELLKARKEKVDDKEMAAKVMDRKDFRDIYLADVEARLTQAVLTETPVQERLVRFWSNHFTVSAEKLVVLTVTGAFEREAIRPHLNGHFRDLLQASTAHPAMILYLDNDRSAGPNSMAGRRRDLGLNENLAREILELQTLGVNGGYTQADVTAFARILTGWTVSRPILGGTGRFVYVDRMHEPGDHAVLGKTYRGEGDAQTRAVLADLAVHPATASFIALKLARHFIADTPPDDVVAALASTFMETDGHLPSVHKRLFELAAPLLDDTRKVRPPEDYVVATLRALKIDPADKTRKIFAVLRDMGQRPMVPPGPDGWPDTASEWLSGQSLMTRIDWASALAERVTRVDSRALAGFLWGDALSESTRTSIARAESGHQALSLLLAAPEMIYA, from the coding sequence ATGAAAAGCCCTGCCCCTGCCCGCTTTGTCGGTCGTTTCGGCCTTGGCGCACGCCCCGGTGACGCCAGCGCCATCGCCGCAGACCCGCTCGGATGGACATTGGCCCAGCTTTCGGACAAGCCCGATGACCGGCGCGCCTTCGATGGCCGCCCGGCGAGCGACAAGCTCCTTGGCGACGTCTTCATGTTCCAGCGTGAATTGCTGAAAGCTCGCAAGGAGAAGGTGGACGACAAGGAAATGGCCGCCAAGGTGATGGACCGGAAGGACTTCCGCGACATCTATCTTGCCGATGTGGAAGCGCGGCTGACGCAAGCCGTGCTGACCGAAACACCGGTGCAGGAACGGCTGGTGCGCTTCTGGTCCAACCATTTCACCGTGTCCGCCGAAAAGCTGGTGGTGCTGACCGTTACCGGCGCGTTTGAGCGCGAGGCGATCCGCCCGCACCTGAACGGCCACTTCCGCGATCTGCTGCAGGCTTCGACCGCGCATCCCGCCATGATCCTCTATCTCGATAACGACCGCTCTGCCGGGCCGAACAGCATGGCCGGGCGGCGGCGCGATCTCGGCCTCAATGAAAATCTGGCGCGGGAAATACTGGAACTGCAGACGTTGGGGGTGAACGGCGGCTACACTCAGGCCGACGTCACCGCCTTCGCCCGTATCCTGACCGGCTGGACAGTCAGCCGCCCGATCCTTGGCGGCACCGGCAGGTTTGTCTATGTCGACCGCATGCATGAGCCCGGTGATCATGCGGTGCTTGGCAAAACCTATCGCGGCGAAGGTGACGCGCAAACGCGTGCCGTGCTTGCCGATCTGGCCGTCCACCCCGCCACCGCAAGTTTTATCGCCCTCAAGCTGGCCCGGCATTTCATCGCGGATACACCGCCCGATGACGTGGTTGCGGCCCTCGCCAGTACCTTCATGGAAACCGACGGGCATTTGCCAAGCGTCCACAAACGGCTCTTTGAACTCGCCGCCCCGCTGCTCGACGACACCCGAAAGGTTCGCCCGCCGGAGGATTATGTGGTGGCAACGCTGAGGGCACTGAAAATCGACCCTGCCGACAAGACCCGCAAGATATTCGCCGTGCTCCGCGACATGGGCCAGCGCCCGATGGTGCCGCCGGGGCCTGACGGCTGGCCGGACACCGCGAGCGAGTGGCTTTCCGGCCAATCGCTGATGACGCGGATCGACTGGGCCTCCGCGCTGGCCGAGCGCGTCACCCGCGTTGATTCCCGCGCACTCGCTGGTTTCCTTTGGGGAGATGCGCTTTCCGAAAGCACCCGCACCTCCATCGCGCGCGCAGAAAGTGGCCATCAGGCCCTGTCGCTGCTCCTTGCTGCACCGGAGATGATCTATGCGTGA
- the modB gene encoding molybdate ABC transporter permease subunit, translated as MIGPMESAALILSLKVAGAATLVSLPLAVLLAYGMARRDFRGKTIADILLHVPLVVPPVVVGYLLLIAFAPNAPVGHWLEEAGLGVAFRWQGAALASGIMALPLMVRSIRQAFEAEPPIYREVAATLGAGAFARFWRVSLPLAAPAIATGTLLGFARAIGEFGATITFAANIPGLTQTLPLALYSAAQIPGGEAEAARLALLCLLPAVLALVASEMLSRRARRRTGLTS; from the coding sequence ATGATCGGCCCCATGGAAAGTGCCGCACTGATCCTCAGCCTCAAGGTCGCGGGGGCGGCAACGCTCGTCAGCCTTCCGCTCGCCGTTCTTCTCGCCTACGGGATGGCGCGCCGCGATTTCAGGGGCAAGACAATTGCCGACATTTTGCTGCATGTGCCGCTTGTGGTGCCGCCTGTCGTTGTCGGCTATCTACTGTTGATCGCCTTTGCCCCCAATGCGCCTGTCGGCCACTGGCTGGAAGAGGCGGGCCTTGGCGTCGCCTTCCGCTGGCAGGGAGCAGCGCTTGCCAGCGGCATCATGGCCCTGCCCCTGATGGTGCGCAGCATCCGGCAAGCGTTCGAGGCAGAACCGCCGATCTACCGCGAAGTCGCCGCCACACTAGGCGCAGGTGCCTTTGCGCGCTTCTGGCGCGTTTCCCTGCCGCTTGCGGCCCCGGCTATCGCCACCGGCACACTTCTGGGCTTTGCCCGTGCCATCGGGGAGTTCGGCGCCACCATCACCTTTGCCGCCAATATTCCGGGCCTGACGCAGACCCTTCCGCTGGCGCTCTATAGTGCCGCACAGATACCGGGCGGCGAGGCTGAAGCCGCACGGCTGGCGCTTCTGTGCCTGCTGCCTGCTGTTCTGGCCCTTGTAGCCTCCGAAATGCTCAGTCGCCGCGCCCGGCGCCGTACGGGGCTCACATCATGA
- a CDS encoding DUF599 domain-containing protein, with protein MDRLLAIFSLSDYEALAFFLFVWAGYTLLTDASFLRPRSIAAAMERQRQRWFEEAFRRDLRILDTGILQILMSGMNMFASTSIIVIGGLFAAMGYNEALAGALARMPFATPSSPEQLMVKLAVLLAIFIYAFFKFAWAIRLSHYCAILLGGFGFALAEPSEADQQRVAAAARLNTLCGLHFNRGIRAIFFGLATVGWFIGPVFYVASTLFILAILARREFGSAAAAAVKSL; from the coding sequence ATGGACCGGCTGCTCGCCATTTTCAGTCTATCCGATTATGAAGCGCTCGCCTTCTTCCTGTTTGTCTGGGCGGGCTATACCTTGCTGACGGATGCAAGCTTCCTGCGGCCGCGCTCGATTGCCGCCGCGATGGAACGCCAGCGCCAGCGCTGGTTCGAGGAAGCCTTCCGGCGCGACCTGCGCATCCTCGATACCGGCATCCTGCAGATATTGATGAGCGGCATGAATATGTTCGCCTCCACGTCGATCATCGTGATCGGCGGCCTGTTTGCGGCGATGGGCTATAATGAGGCGCTGGCGGGGGCGCTCGCCCGCATGCCCTTCGCGACCCCAAGTTCGCCTGAACAGCTGATGGTGAAGCTCGCCGTGCTTCTGGCGATCTTCATCTATGCCTTTTTCAAATTCGCCTGGGCGATCCGCCTGTCGCATTATTGTGCGATCCTTTTGGGCGGCTTCGGGTTCGCGCTGGCGGAGCCGAGCGAGGCCGACCAGCAGCGCGTTGCTGCGGCGGCCCGTCTGAACACCCTTTGCGGCCTGCATTTCAACCGGGGTATCCGGGCGATCTTCTTTGGCCTCGCGACCGTCGGCTGGTTCATTGGCCCGGTCTTCTATGTGGCCTCAACCCTGTTCATACTTGCGATCCTCGCCCGGCGCGAGTTCGGCTCGGCGGCAGCCGCTGCGGTGAAAAGCCTCTGA
- the metC gene encoding cystathionine beta-lyase: MSDNKKSTKIETRLITDGRRDEWTHGIVNPPVYRASTCLFDSYATMRERAKDPAARHLYYGRKGTPTQWSLEEALTDLEGGAGTKLYPSGVAAVNSAILGLVSAGDHVLMVDSAYEPTRAFARSILQRFGVETSFYDPMAGENIAADFRENTKLVVAESPGSLTFEVQDIPAIAAVCRDKGAWLLVDNTWATPLYCNPLALGADVSVHAVTKYIGGHSDLMMGSVTANERAYPLIEKAAFSLGQTVSPDDAFLASRGLRTLAARLKIHEEKALTVARWLRERPEVAKVLHPAFEDCRGHAIWKRDFKGSTGLFSVILKDGTDADTAPMVDHMRLFRMGFSWGGYESLILPSNPAGSRSATHWAAPGPLLRLHIGLEDTDDLIADLADGLDRYREHMARK; the protein is encoded by the coding sequence ATGAGCGACAACAAGAAATCGACAAAAATCGAAACACGGCTGATCACCGACGGTCGCCGGGACGAATGGACCCACGGCATCGTCAATCCGCCTGTCTACCGCGCCTCTACCTGCCTTTTTGACAGCTACGCCACGATGCGCGAGCGCGCCAAGGATCCGGCGGCACGGCACCTCTATTATGGCCGCAAGGGTACACCGACACAGTGGTCGCTCGAGGAAGCCCTGACCGACCTTGAAGGCGGCGCCGGCACCAAACTTTACCCCTCGGGCGTCGCTGCTGTGAACAGCGCGATCCTAGGCCTTGTCTCGGCCGGCGATCACGTACTGATGGTGGATAGCGCCTACGAGCCGACCCGTGCGTTCGCCCGCAGCATCCTCCAGCGCTTTGGTGTGGAAACAAGCTTCTATGACCCGATGGCGGGCGAGAATATCGCTGCCGACTTCCGCGAGAACACCAAGCTCGTGGTGGCTGAAAGCCCCGGCTCGCTGACCTTCGAAGTACAGGATATTCCGGCGATTGCCGCCGTCTGCCGCGACAAAGGCGCGTGGCTCCTTGTCGATAACACATGGGCGACACCGCTTTATTGCAATCCGCTGGCGCTTGGCGCCGATGTCAGTGTCCATGCCGTCACCAAATATATCGGCGGGCATTCAGACCTGATGATGGGGTCGGTGACCGCCAACGAGCGCGCCTATCCGCTGATCGAAAAGGCCGCTTTCTCGCTCGGCCAGACCGTCTCGCCCGATGATGCCTTCCTCGCCTCGCGAGGACTGCGCACACTGGCTGCCCGCCTGAAAATCCACGAGGAAAAGGCGCTCACCGTCGCCCGTTGGCTGCGTGAACGCCCAGAAGTCGCCAAGGTGTTGCATCCGGCCTTCGAGGATTGCCGCGGCCATGCCATCTGGAAACGCGATTTCAAAGGCTCAACCGGGCTGTTCTCGGTGATCCTGAAGGACGGTACCGATGCCGATACCGCCCCGATGGTGGATCACATGCGCCTGTTCCGCATGGGCTTTTCGTGGGGCGGCTATGAAAGCCTGATCCTGCCATCGAACCCCGCCGGCAGCCGCAGCGCCACGCACTGGGCGGCCCCCGGCCCGCTCCTGCGCCTGCATATCGGGCTTGAAGATACCGACGACCTGATCGCCGACCTCGCCGACGGGCTCGACCGTTACCGGGAGCATATGGCACGCAAATGA
- a CDS encoding DUF1501 domain-containing protein, translating into MREDALLNRRRFLALTGATAALTLFSPHLMANEPGEAPRFVFLLLRGGMDGLSAVPMLADPAFAGLRGVLAEEETAGLPLDGGFALHPKLATLHALYGAKEATIFHAVAGPYRSRSHFDAQDMLEQGIAAPATSDGFLARMINNDGATKAVALAETMPLALRGGERATSWAPTLIPEASPDILDRLDDLYAGDALLEAALQQMLENEAVGSGMGGKMNGGRGNIVTLAESAARFLTVEGGPNVAMLEFGGWDTHTGQTARLNRQFAALDQAIAALKAGLGATWQRTAIIVATEFGRTAAVNGTRGTDHGTAGAAFLFGGAVDGGRVIADWPGLGGAMLYEGRDLMPTLDLRAILKGVMADHMKVAGPKLDLDIFPDSGTVKPLSSLIRA; encoded by the coding sequence ATGCGTGAAGATGCCCTTTTGAACCGTCGCCGTTTCCTCGCCCTCACGGGTGCGACCGCCGCGCTTACGCTTTTCAGCCCGCACTTGATGGCCAATGAGCCCGGCGAAGCGCCTCGCTTTGTCTTTTTGCTGCTGCGTGGTGGCATGGACGGCCTTTCCGCAGTGCCCATGCTTGCCGACCCGGCCTTCGCCGGACTGCGCGGCGTGCTGGCGGAAGAGGAAACGGCAGGCCTGCCCCTTGACGGTGGCTTTGCCTTGCACCCCAAGCTTGCCACGCTTCATGCCCTTTACGGCGCAAAGGAAGCCACGATCTTTCACGCAGTGGCCGGCCCCTATCGCAGCCGTTCACATTTCGACGCGCAGGACATGCTGGAACAAGGCATCGCTGCTCCGGCCACCAGCGACGGTTTCCTTGCCCGGATGATCAATAATGACGGTGCGACCAAGGCCGTGGCACTCGCCGAGACCATGCCGCTGGCGCTGAGGGGCGGCGAAAGAGCCACAAGCTGGGCACCAACGCTGATCCCGGAAGCGAGCCCCGACATACTGGACCGCCTTGACGACCTTTATGCTGGAGATGCGCTTCTGGAAGCTGCCCTCCAACAAATGCTGGAAAACGAAGCCGTCGGATCGGGCATGGGAGGCAAGATGAATGGCGGGCGAGGCAATATCGTCACGCTGGCCGAATCCGCGGCCCGCTTCCTGACGGTCGAAGGCGGGCCGAATGTTGCTATGCTCGAATTCGGCGGCTGGGACACCCACACTGGCCAAACCGCACGCCTGAACCGGCAGTTCGCCGCCCTCGATCAGGCGATTGCTGCCCTCAAAGCCGGCCTCGGAGCTACATGGCAACGCACCGCCATCATTGTCGCCACCGAGTTTGGCCGCACTGCCGCCGTGAACGGCACACGCGGCACCGATCATGGCACGGCGGGGGCTGCATTCCTCTTCGGAGGAGCCGTTGATGGTGGCAGGGTCATTGCTGACTGGCCAGGCCTTGGCGGCGCGATGCTGTATGAAGGGCGCGATCTGATGCCGACGCTTGATCTGCGGGCCATCCTCAAGGGCGTGATGGCCGATCACATGAAGGTCGCCGGGCCGAAGCTTGATCTGGATATTTTCCCGGACTCCGGCACGGTGAAGCCGCTATCCAGCCTCATCCGGGCCTGA
- the pepF gene encoding oligoendopeptidase F: MKRTTGVNRLIKAALLGTTLAFAPMMHGAMAEDAPGQIRWDLSDLYPSVEAWNATREQVLKDVAAYSRFQGNLGKSAAALADALDEVNRIEKELARMYIYTSLGSDEDLRDAKAQERFSQARTTYAEFGRATAFMAPELLTVGTKKIEGYIKREKRLEKHAFFLRDTLRQEKYTLGLEAEGVLANASEVTGGAGNIYNLLTSANIAWPTVKLSTGEDATLSQAGYSKYRAVQNREDRKLVFDTFWQTWKNYEATFGQTLDTLVKGHTFYAKSRHYPNALSYALSGPNIPEEVYRTLVKSVNESLPSFHRYLKLRQRMLGLSDMRYYDIYPETTALDREFSVDDAKKLTLESLTPFGEEYLGLLKQGFDADWMHVYPQPGKRSGAYMNGAAYDVHPYVLLNYNKGFEDVSTFSHEWGHAVHTLLSRAANPYETYSYRTFTAELASTTNEVLLQEHLLKGDLSDEERLYYIDRALEGIRGTLFRQTMFAEFELKIHEVVEAGEPLSGEKMTAIYLDLLKRYHGDAEGVMKIDDLYGIEWAYIPHFYRNFYVFQYATSISGGTMFAERMLNGDPKAQSDYLNVLKAGGSRYPYEMLKEAGVDLASEAPYQTIVARMNRLMDEADAILTRMGK, encoded by the coding sequence ATGAAAAGAACAACAGGGGTCAACCGCCTGATCAAGGCAGCCCTTCTGGGGACAACGCTTGCCTTCGCACCGATGATGCACGGGGCGATGGCCGAGGATGCACCGGGCCAGATCCGCTGGGACCTGAGCGACCTTTACCCGAGCGTGGAGGCATGGAACGCCACACGCGAGCAGGTGCTGAAGGACGTGGCCGCCTACAGTCGCTTCCAGGGCAATCTCGGCAAAAGTGCCGCAGCCCTCGCCGATGCGCTGGATGAAGTGAACCGGATCGAGAAAGAGCTGGCGCGGATGTATATCTACACCTCGCTCGGTTCCGACGAGGATCTGCGCGACGCCAAGGCGCAGGAGCGTTTTTCCCAAGCCCGCACCACCTATGCCGAGTTCGGCCGTGCCACCGCCTTCATGGCGCCGGAGCTGCTGACTGTCGGCACGAAAAAGATCGAAGGCTATATAAAACGTGAGAAGCGGCTGGAAAAGCATGCCTTCTTCCTGCGCGATACACTGCGGCAGGAAAAATACACGCTGGGGCTTGAAGCCGAAGGCGTGCTCGCGAACGCATCCGAAGTGACGGGCGGTGCTGGCAATATCTATAACCTGCTGACCTCGGCGAATATCGCATGGCCGACCGTGAAGCTTTCAACGGGCGAGGACGCAACGCTCAGCCAGGCGGGCTATTCCAAATACCGCGCCGTGCAGAACCGCGAAGACCGCAAGCTTGTTTTCGATACCTTCTGGCAAACCTGGAAGAATTACGAGGCAACCTTCGGCCAGACGCTCGACACGCTCGTCAAGGGCCACACCTTCTATGCCAAATCGCGGCACTATCCGAACGCGCTTTCCTATGCTTTGTCCGGCCCCAACATCCCGGAGGAGGTATACCGCACGCTCGTTAAATCGGTGAACGAGAGCCTGCCTTCGTTCCACCGCTATCTGAAGCTGCGCCAGCGCATGCTCGGCCTCAGCGACATGCGCTATTATGACATCTATCCGGAAACCACCGCGCTTGACCGTGAATTCAGCGTGGATGACGCGAAGAAGCTGACCCTTGAATCCCTCACTCCCTTTGGCGAGGAATATCTGGGGCTTCTCAAGCAGGGCTTCGATGCTGACTGGATGCATGTCTATCCGCAGCCCGGCAAGCGGTCCGGCGCCTATATGAACGGCGCTGCGTATGACGTGCACCCCTATGTTCTCCTCAATTATAACAAGGGGTTCGAGGACGTTTCGACCTTCAGCCACGAGTGGGGCCATGCTGTCCACACACTCTTGTCCCGTGCCGCCAACCCGTACGAAACCTACAGCTACCGCACCTTCACGGCGGAGCTTGCCTCCACCACGAACGAGGTGCTGCTGCAGGAACATCTGCTGAAGGGCGACCTGTCGGACGAGGAACGGCTTTACTATATCGACCGGGCACTGGAAGGCATCCGCGGCACCCTCTTCCGCCAGACCATGTTTGCGGAGTTCGAACTGAAAATCCACGAAGTGGTCGAGGCCGGTGAGCCGCTTTCGGGCGAGAAAATGACCGCCATCTATCTCGATCTCCTGAAGCGCTATCACGGCGACGCCGAGGGCGTGATGAAGATCGACGATCTTTATGGCATCGAGTGGGCCTATATCCCGCACTTCTACCGGAACTTCTATGTGTTCCAGTATGCCACCAGCATCTCGGGCGGTACCATGTTCGCCGAACGCATGCTGAACGGCGACCCCAAGGCACAATCGGATTACCTGAATGTGCTGAAGGCGGGCGGCTCGCGCTATCCGTATGAAATGCTGAAAGAAGCCGGCGTCGATCTGGCAAGCGAAGCACCGTACCAGACGATCGTTGCCCGCATGAACCGGCTGATGGACGAGGCAGACGCCATCCTCACCCGCATGGGCAAATAA
- a CDS encoding M10 family metallopeptidase C-terminal domain-containing protein, with amino-acid sequence MPDTSISSRPFVESVGLSGDPLVNGLLYGVRYSTDANGAVDISFSIPGASSTFATSFNLGYGASDSEVNSGWHPVTASQADVLRQALDDIERYTNASFTEVSDTGTLAGTIRMAWTDYVDDETLAWAYYPTSAPVAGDIWLISGTLSESDAYFETTIYHELGHALGLKHPHEAEGKFPVLAAGYDGNDYTVMSYNVSARYSEALWTDLEPDGYMYLDIMALQALYGTDTVTTGRADTYNFDLSERHLTTIWDAGGIDTLSVTNGPDDVTISLIPGTWSDIGTVVTYSSRSTNYRENETVFIAPDTWIEKASGASGNDTLIGNKQANTLLGNAGDDTLRGGHSGDTLSGGDGDDRILGQQGFDRMYGDAGDDFLSGIWGADLLDGGAGDDRLIGGPGRDTIIGGTGHDTMTGGSEADTYIFADNSGGDRITDFDTSRDILDFSGLTGGFASEAAARAAMTQDSWGLVIDLGGGDWVRLVGLTSADANDVIVVV; translated from the coding sequence ATGCCCGATACCTCGATCAGTTCGCGTCCCTTTGTTGAAAGTGTTGGTCTTTCAGGCGACCCGCTGGTGAATGGCCTTCTGTATGGCGTGCGCTATTCAACGGACGCCAATGGCGCAGTTGATATCAGCTTCAGCATTCCGGGCGCGAGCAGCACTTTTGCGACCAGTTTCAATCTGGGCTACGGCGCGTCTGATTCCGAGGTCAACAGCGGTTGGCACCCAGTGACGGCGTCTCAGGCTGACGTGCTGCGTCAGGCACTTGATGATATCGAACGCTACACCAACGCGTCTTTCACGGAAGTCAGCGATACGGGCACCCTGGCGGGCACCATCCGCATGGCCTGGACCGACTATGTTGACGATGAAACGCTGGCCTGGGCCTATTATCCGACCTCCGCACCAGTGGCCGGTGATATCTGGCTGATCAGCGGCACGCTCAGCGAAAGCGACGCCTATTTCGAAACGACGATCTATCACGAACTCGGTCACGCGCTGGGTCTGAAGCACCCCCATGAGGCAGAAGGCAAGTTCCCCGTGCTGGCAGCCGGATATGACGGCAACGACTATACGGTGATGAGCTACAATGTGTCGGCACGCTACAGCGAGGCGCTGTGGACCGATCTCGAGCCAGACGGCTATATGTATCTTGATATCATGGCACTGCAGGCCCTGTATGGCACTGATACGGTGACGACGGGACGAGCCGATACCTATAATTTCGACCTCTCCGAACGTCACCTGACAACGATATGGGATGCTGGTGGCATTGATACCCTGAGCGTCACGAATGGCCCTGACGACGTGACCATCTCGCTCATCCCCGGCACATGGTCCGATATCGGGACCGTAGTGACATACAGCAGCCGCAGCACAAACTACCGGGAGAACGAGACCGTCTTCATCGCACCGGACACATGGATCGAGAAGGCCTCCGGCGCCAGCGGCAATGATACATTGATCGGCAACAAGCAGGCCAACACGCTTCTTGGCAATGCTGGCGACGATACCCTGCGCGGTGGGCACAGCGGGGATACATTGAGCGGCGGTGATGGTGACGACCGCATCCTTGGCCAGCAAGGTTTCGACAGAATGTACGGCGACGCCGGTGACGATTTCCTCTCGGGTATCTGGGGGGCTGATCTGCTGGACGGCGGCGCCGGTGACGATCGGCTGATCGGCGGCCCGGGCCGTGATACAATCATCGGCGGGACCGGCCATGACACCATGACCGGCGGCTCGGAAGCGGATACCTACATCTTCGCGGACAATTCCGGCGGGGACCGGATCACTGATTTCGACACAAGCCGCGATATTCTTGACTTCTCAGGCCTGACAGGCGGCTTCGCCAGCGAGGCGGCCGCGCGTGCTGCGATGACACAGGATTCATGGGGGCTTGTCATTGACCTCGGCGGCGGCGACTGGGTGCGGCTCGTGGGCTTGACGAGCGCCGACGCCAATGATGTGATCGTTGTCGTCTGA